A stretch of the Sphingomonas sp. CL5.1 genome encodes the following:
- a CDS encoding lipopolysaccharide biosynthesis protein, translated as MVSEASEDIATLAKGGRTNVAGFVLRLMARIPFLFIAGRLYGPDLVGRFAIAVLVVELAALVSTLGLKRGLAQALATTERPHVHVVWDAMVLGGILSLSASAVLWAFPEVMYPNSYVAGLDRYLPLIILAIAWSDISLAALAYRLNVRATVTARAVVEPWTISIAAWIFSFFTTRDGLVLAYVASMLAALTASLIPFIRSYGLPHGWSPHLRALFALARRNAPLAGADALEWGTRNVDRFILGLMFAPKIVGIYYMAQQVASLPQKLKTSFDPILGPVITRNLASDNRAAIAEQVRQVAFWIIAAQGGLALMGSIPGEAVMGIVGPQFVAGTAALAFLLTAEVLASTGAVCESALVYMARHRNLMISAAMLSFQVVLSFALIFAMRALGWPVEWQAAGPAVALMLSLALTSVIKARVLGGLLHASVSPLRWPLVWAALAAIMVGGAFTMLPHDYEWAQVVIGIPAIAATYLFILWRWAFGTADRALFSKMPRADEATLPNVGAVTR; from the coding sequence ATGGTGAGCGAAGCCTCCGAAGATATCGCTACGCTCGCCAAGGGCGGGCGCACCAATGTTGCGGGCTTCGTCCTGCGGCTGATGGCGCGCATCCCGTTCCTGTTCATCGCCGGGCGGCTCTACGGCCCGGATCTCGTCGGGCGCTTCGCCATCGCGGTGTTGGTGGTGGAGCTGGCCGCACTGGTCTCCACGCTTGGGCTGAAGCGCGGGCTGGCGCAGGCGCTGGCAACCACCGAGCGGCCGCACGTCCATGTCGTGTGGGACGCGATGGTACTCGGCGGCATCCTCAGCCTGTCTGCGAGCGCGGTTTTGTGGGCGTTCCCGGAGGTGATGTACCCCAACAGCTACGTCGCCGGGCTGGACCGCTATCTGCCACTCATCATCCTCGCCATCGCCTGGTCCGACATCAGCCTCGCCGCGCTCGCCTACCGCCTCAACGTGCGCGCGACGGTGACGGCGCGGGCGGTGGTGGAGCCGTGGACGATCTCGATCGCGGCGTGGATATTCTCCTTCTTCACCACGCGCGACGGCCTCGTCCTCGCCTATGTCGCCTCGATGCTCGCGGCGCTGACCGCGAGCCTCATTCCCTTCATCCGCAGCTACGGCCTGCCGCATGGCTGGTCGCCGCACCTGCGCGCTTTGTTCGCGCTCGCCCGCCGCAACGCGCCGCTCGCCGGGGCGGACGCGCTGGAATGGGGCACGCGCAATGTCGACCGCTTCATCCTCGGCCTGATGTTCGCGCCGAAGATCGTCGGCATCTATTACATGGCGCAGCAGGTCGCCTCGCTGCCGCAGAAGCTCAAGACCTCGTTTGACCCGATCCTCGGCCCGGTCATCACCCGCAACCTCGCCAGCGACAATCGCGCCGCCATCGCCGAGCAGGTGCGACAGGTGGCGTTCTGGATCATCGCCGCGCAGGGCGGGCTTGCGCTGATGGGCTCGATCCCCGGCGAGGCGGTGATGGGGATCGTCGGGCCGCAGTTCGTCGCCGGCACCGCCGCGCTCGCCTTCCTGCTCACCGCCGAGGTGCTCGCCTCGACCGGCGCGGTATGCGAATCCGCGCTGGTCTATATGGCGCGACACCGCAACCTGATGATCTCCGCCGCGATGCTGTCGTTCCAGGTGGTGCTGAGCTTCGCGCTGATCTTCGCGATGCGCGCGCTCGGCTGGCCGGTCGAATGGCAGGCGGCCGGGCCGGCGGTCGCGCTGATGCTCAGCCTCGCGCTGACCTCCGTCATCAAGGCGCGGGTGCTCGGCGGGCTGTTGCACGCATCCGTTTCCCCGCTGCGCTGGCCGCTGGTCTGGGCGGCGCTGGCGGCGATCATGGTGGGCGGCGCCTTCACGATGCTGCCGCACGATTATGAATGGGCGCAGGTGGTGATCGGCATCCCGGCGATCGCCGCGACCTATCTGTTCATCCTGTGGCGCTGGGCCTTCGGCACCGCCGACCGCGCCCTGTTCAGCAAGATGCCGCGCGCCGACGAGGCGACGCTGCCCAACGTCGGCGCGGTGACCCGCTAG
- the polA gene encoding DNA polymerase I, whose product MPHLYLVDGSGYIFRAYHVLPKLTNQHGEPAGAVYGYTTMLWKLAKELHEADGPTHLAVILDASEHTFRNEMYDKYKAQRPPAPEDLVPQFPMIRDATRAFSLPCIEERGWEADDLIASYAKAALAQGWQVTIISSDKDLMQLLTEPGIDMLDTMRDRRMGPEAVVEKFGVGPDKLGEVLALMGDSVDNVPGVPGVGPKTAAKLITEYGDVEAVLAAAPGMKPGKLRENLIAHAEMARLSRRLVELASDVPLPHPLEEMELNGIPEAPLHAFLEHHGFKSLLAKLGQVADAPQPAPSPAVVLEEDPPCDHDTYETVSDEAALDRWIAAARHQGHVAIDTETTAKDPMLAELVGVSMALAPNRACYIPLAHGGTDMFAEKPVQIGRDVALAKLRPLLEDPGVLKIGHNLKYDLIVLARCGVDVAPYDDSIVMSFDLDAGLHGHGMDELAATHLSHSCIAYKDVVGTGKKQLGFHEVDLKAATRYAAEDADVTLRLWRRFRARLPAEGATRIYQMVDRPLVPVIARMERHGIKVDRERLAQLSRGFDAGIATLETTIHGLAGGPFTIGSPKQLGDVLFERLGIKGGRKGKSGVYSTDVNELERIAADKDSPGAEIAARVLDWRQLSKLKSTYTDALQEQIHPETGRVHTSYSLTGAQTGRLSSTDPNLQNIPIRTETGRQIRDAFVAEPGNVILAADYSQIELRLAAHMADVPALKEAFARGDDIHAMTARELFGELSRDTRARAKTINFAILYGISRWGLAGRLDVSSDEAQAMIDRYFERFPGINRYIAETLTHVRERGFTETLFGRKTHFPRIKSKVQHERQGAERAAINAPIQGSSADIIKRAMARMEPALAEAGLTATRMLLQVHDELVFELPASEVDAARPVIERVMASAAEPVVKLDVPLAVEIGVGESWGAAH is encoded by the coding sequence ATGCCGCATCTCTATCTCGTCGATGGCTCGGGCTATATCTTTCGCGCCTATCACGTCCTGCCCAAGCTCACCAACCAGCACGGCGAGCCGGCTGGCGCGGTCTATGGCTATACGACGATGCTGTGGAAGCTCGCCAAGGAGCTGCACGAGGCGGACGGGCCGACGCACCTCGCGGTGATCCTCGACGCATCGGAACATACCTTCCGCAACGAGATGTACGACAAGTACAAGGCGCAGCGCCCGCCCGCGCCGGAAGACCTCGTCCCCCAGTTCCCGATGATCCGCGACGCGACGCGCGCCTTCTCGCTGCCCTGCATCGAGGAGCGCGGGTGGGAGGCGGACGACCTGATCGCCTCTTATGCCAAGGCGGCGCTGGCGCAGGGCTGGCAGGTGACGATCATCAGCTCGGACAAAGACCTGATGCAGCTCCTTACCGAGCCGGGCATCGACATGCTCGACACGATGCGCGACCGGCGGATGGGGCCGGAAGCGGTGGTCGAGAAGTTCGGCGTCGGGCCGGACAAATTGGGCGAGGTGCTGGCGCTGATGGGCGACAGCGTCGACAATGTCCCCGGCGTCCCCGGCGTCGGCCCCAAGACCGCTGCGAAGCTCATCACCGAATATGGCGACGTGGAGGCCGTGTTGGCCGCCGCGCCGGGGATGAAGCCGGGCAAGCTGCGCGAGAATCTCATCGCGCACGCCGAGATGGCTCGGCTAAGCCGCCGGCTGGTCGAGCTGGCGAGCGACGTGCCGCTGCCGCACCCGCTGGAGGAGATGGAGCTGAACGGCATCCCGGAGGCGCCGCTGCACGCCTTCCTGGAGCATCACGGCTTCAAGTCGCTGCTCGCCAAGCTGGGGCAGGTGGCCGACGCGCCGCAGCCCGCGCCCTCCCCCGCCGTGGTGCTGGAGGAAGACCCGCCGTGCGACCATGACACCTATGAGACGGTGTCGGACGAGGCGGCGCTGGACCGCTGGATCGCGGCGGCGCGGCATCAGGGCCATGTCGCGATCGACACCGAGACGACAGCGAAAGACCCGATGCTGGCCGAGCTGGTCGGCGTCAGCATGGCGCTCGCCCCCAATCGCGCCTGCTACATCCCGCTCGCGCACGGCGGAACGGACATGTTCGCCGAGAAGCCGGTGCAGATCGGCCGCGACGTGGCGCTGGCGAAGCTGCGCCCGCTGCTCGAGGACCCCGGTGTGCTCAAGATCGGGCATAACCTGAAATACGACCTGATCGTGCTGGCGCGGTGCGGCGTGGATGTCGCGCCCTATGACGATTCGATCGTGATGAGCTTCGATCTCGATGCGGGGCTGCACGGGCACGGCATGGACGAACTGGCCGCGACGCACCTGTCGCATAGCTGCATCGCGTACAAGGACGTGGTCGGCACCGGCAAGAAGCAGCTCGGCTTCCACGAGGTCGATCTCAAGGCCGCCACGCGCTACGCCGCCGAGGACGCCGACGTGACGCTCAGGCTGTGGCGGCGCTTCCGCGCGCGGCTGCCGGCGGAGGGGGCGACGCGCATCTACCAGATGGTCGATCGCCCGCTGGTGCCGGTGATCGCGCGGATGGAGCGCCACGGCATCAAGGTCGATCGCGAGCGGCTGGCGCAATTGAGCCGCGGCTTCGATGCCGGGATCGCCACGCTGGAGACGACGATCCACGGCCTCGCCGGCGGCCCCTTCACGATCGGCAGCCCCAAGCAACTGGGCGACGTGCTGTTCGAGCGGCTGGGAATCAAGGGCGGACGCAAGGGCAAGTCCGGCGTCTATTCGACCGACGTGAACGAGTTGGAGCGGATCGCCGCCGACAAGGATTCGCCCGGCGCGGAGATCGCCGCGCGCGTGCTCGACTGGCGGCAGCTCAGCAAGCTCAAGAGCACCTATACCGATGCCTTGCAGGAGCAGATCCACCCGGAGACCGGCCGCGTCCACACCAGCTACAGCCTGACCGGCGCGCAAACCGGGCGACTCTCCTCGACCGACCCGAACCTCCAGAACATCCCGATCCGCACCGAGACCGGCCGCCAGATCCGCGACGCCTTCGTGGCGGAGCCGGGCAATGTCATCCTCGCCGCCGATTATTCGCAGATCGAATTGCGGCTCGCCGCGCACATGGCCGACGTGCCCGCGCTCAAGGAGGCGTTCGCGCGCGGCGACGACATCCACGCGATGACCGCGCGCGAATTGTTCGGCGAGCTGAGCCGCGACACCCGCGCGCGCGCCAAGACGATCAACTTCGCGATCCTCTACGGCATCAGCCGCTGGGGCCTCGCCGGGCGGCTCGACGTGTCGTCGGACGAGGCGCAGGCGATGATCGACCGCTATTTCGAGCGTTTCCCCGGCATCAACCGCTATATCGCCGAAACGCTGACCCATGTGCGCGAGCGCGGCTTCACCGAGACGCTGTTCGGTCGCAAGACGCACTTCCCGCGCATCAAATCCAAGGTGCAGCACGAGCGGCAGGGCGCGGAGCGCGCGGCGATCAACGCCCCGATCCAGGGTTCGTCCGCCGACATCATCAAGCGCGCGATGGCACGGATGGAGCCGGCGCTGGCCGAGGCGGGGCTTACCGCCACGCGGATGCTGCTCCAGGTGCACGATGAACTGGTGTTCGAGCTGCCGGCGAGTGAAGTGGACGCCGCGCGCCCCGTGATCGAGCGCGTCATGGCCAGCGCCGCCGAGCCGGTGGTGAAGCTCGACGTGCCGCTGGCGGTTGAGATCGGCGTCGGCGAAAGCTGGGGAGCGGCGCATTGA
- a CDS encoding heparinase II/III family protein codes for MTGETGDPGADGIEQGKRLVRSGGDKGLSLAERLSQTFDRLTWRTPIHSFRLKGRYPLKLIAVPDDPLFGDAARGQALIEGRVAWRGDTREIASLDFRNLDVPPGFADYLQSFAWLRDLSSVATRAKGAPIAEGLMSRWLIAHADKVAGIAWRPDIWGWRILFWTAHAPLILSSTDLIYRSKVLNTLARGARHLDRGADKTPPGARRVAAWCGLIAAGLLIPGGDPRRVFGEAGLARALDTALFEDGGAVSRAPDALLDMAMLLAILRECYAARRLELPEPAEAALARMIPALLGVCHADRGLASWQGGGPVPAERVAQIVEATGVRTRPLKQAREWGYQRLTGGNAVLIMDAAPPPVARVVDGGCASTLAFEFSDGAARLIVNCGGARGASPRLPRELVEALRTTAAHSTLTLSDSNSTAILADGSLGKGVAEVELSRQESDGAGRIEASHDGYVRRFGFVHRRQLVLTGDGRELRGEDSLLPRGRRRRPGTTPFAIRFHLGRGVEASPTADGLAAVLRVPGGALWQFRVRGDSLAIEESLWIDGDGRPVATQQLVVTGTAEAGGASVSWALKRAR; via the coding sequence ATGACCGGGGAGACCGGCGATCCCGGCGCCGACGGGATCGAGCAGGGCAAGCGGCTGGTGCGATCGGGCGGCGACAAGGGGCTGTCGCTCGCCGAACGCCTGTCGCAGACGTTCGACCGGCTGACGTGGCGCACGCCGATCCATTCCTTCCGCCTCAAGGGCCGTTACCCGCTCAAGCTGATCGCGGTGCCGGACGATCCACTGTTCGGCGACGCCGCGCGCGGGCAGGCGTTGATCGAGGGGCGCGTCGCGTGGCGCGGCGACACGCGCGAGATCGCCAGCCTCGATTTCCGCAACCTCGATGTCCCGCCGGGCTTCGCCGATTATCTCCAGTCCTTCGCCTGGCTGCGCGACCTGTCGTCGGTCGCGACGCGCGCCAAGGGGGCGCCGATCGCCGAAGGACTGATGTCGCGCTGGCTGATCGCCCATGCCGACAAGGTGGCGGGCATCGCGTGGCGGCCGGATATCTGGGGCTGGCGCATCCTGTTCTGGACGGCGCATGCCCCGCTGATCCTGTCCTCGACCGATCTGATCTATCGCTCGAAGGTGCTCAACACGCTGGCGCGCGGCGCGCGGCACCTCGATCGCGGGGCGGACAAGACGCCGCCGGGGGCCAGGCGCGTCGCCGCATGGTGCGGGCTGATCGCCGCGGGGTTGCTGATTCCGGGTGGCGATCCGCGCCGCGTGTTCGGCGAGGCGGGGCTGGCGCGCGCGCTCGACACCGCCTTGTTCGAGGATGGCGGCGCGGTCAGCCGCGCGCCGGACGCGCTGCTCGACATGGCGATGCTGCTGGCGATCCTGCGCGAATGCTATGCCGCGCGCCGGCTGGAGCTGCCCGAGCCGGCCGAAGCGGCGCTGGCGCGGATGATTCCGGCGCTGCTCGGCGTGTGCCATGCCGATCGCGGGCTGGCGAGCTGGCAGGGTGGCGGCCCGGTGCCGGCGGAGCGCGTCGCGCAGATCGTCGAGGCGACCGGCGTGCGCACCCGCCCGCTCAAGCAGGCGCGCGAATGGGGCTATCAGCGGCTGACCGGCGGCAATGCCGTGCTCATCATGGACGCCGCCCCGCCGCCAGTGGCGCGTGTGGTCGATGGCGGCTGCGCCTCTACGCTTGCGTTCGAGTTCTCCGACGGCGCGGCGCGGCTGATCGTCAATTGCGGCGGCGCGCGCGGGGCCTCGCCGCGCCTGCCGCGTGAGCTGGTCGAGGCGCTGCGCACCACCGCCGCGCATTCGACCCTGACGCTTAGCGATTCCAATTCCACCGCGATCCTGGCGGACGGTTCGCTCGGCAAGGGCGTGGCGGAGGTGGAGCTGTCGCGGCAGGAATCTGACGGCGCGGGGCGGATCGAGGCGAGCCATGACGGCTATGTCCGCCGCTTCGGCTTCGTCCATCGCCGCCAGCTCGTGCTGACCGGCGACGGGCGCGAGCTGCGCGGCGAGGATTCGCTGCTGCCGAGAGGTCGCCGTCGACGTCCCGGCACGACGCCGTTCGCGATCCGCTTCCATCTCGGGCGCGGGGTGGAGGCATCGCCCACCGCCGATGGGCTAGCGGCGGTGCTGCGCGTACCGGGCGGGGCGCTGTGGCAATTCCGCGTGCGCGGCGATTCGCTGGCGATTGAGGAGAGCCTGTGGATCGATGGCGACGGCCGTCCGGTCGCGACCCAGCAGCTCGTCGTCACCGGCACGGCGGAAGCCGGCGGCGCGAGCGTGAGCTGGGCGCTGAAACGCGCGCGATAG
- a CDS encoding OmpW family protein codes for MKGMIGLGLLAGALLATPAVAQDRQGIAAGDVLVRLRAIVVAPNEKSGGITPTFPGEKVKLDDAVMPEVDVTYMATDHIGFELIASTTKHNASGTSGTTGGIGKLASTWVLPPTLTAQYHFNPKGTVRPYVGAGINYTIFWNEKASDGLQAAVGKTKVGMSDSVGWAAQAGVDVDVSRRMFVNLDVKYIDMRTTARLDTAAIGTQRVRVDINPLVFGAGVGVRF; via the coding sequence ATGAAGGGAATGATCGGCCTGGGCCTGCTGGCCGGCGCATTGCTCGCCACGCCCGCCGTGGCGCAGGACCGTCAGGGGATCGCGGCCGGCGACGTGCTGGTGCGGCTGCGCGCGATCGTCGTCGCGCCGAACGAGAAATCGGGCGGCATCACCCCAACCTTTCCCGGCGAGAAGGTGAAGCTGGACGACGCGGTGATGCCCGAGGTCGACGTCACCTATATGGCGACCGACCATATCGGTTTCGAGCTGATCGCCTCCACCACCAAGCACAATGCCTCGGGCACCAGCGGCACGACCGGCGGGATCGGCAAGCTCGCCTCCACCTGGGTGTTGCCGCCGACGCTGACCGCGCAATATCACTTCAATCCGAAGGGGACGGTGCGGCCCTATGTCGGCGCGGGCATCAACTATACGATCTTCTGGAACGAGAAGGCGTCGGACGGCCTGCAAGCGGCCGTCGGCAAGACGAAGGTGGGAATGAGCGACAGCGTCGGCTGGGCGGCGCAGGCGGGCGTCGACGTGGACGTATCGCGCCGGATGTTCGTCAACCTCGACGTCAAATATATCGACATGCGCACCACCGCGCGGCTCGACACCGCCGCGATCGGCACGCAGCGCGTGCGCGTCGATATCAATCCGCTGGTGTTCGGCGCGGGCGTCGGCGTCCGCTTCTGA
- the nadB gene encoding L-aspartate oxidase yields the protein MTNTSDVLIVGSGAAGLTAALNLADRFRVTVLAKGALNEGSTAWAQGGIAAVLEPGDTFESHIEDTMIAGAGLNDRATVEFVVENAPAAIHRLQALGVPFATEGDALHLTREGGHSHRRIVHVADATGWAVQEALQRAAEKHPNITLVPDQVAIDLATSRHEERYSGAGDVWGVYAVDRRTGGVNLFTARATILATGGAGRTYLFSTAPRGATGDGIAMAWRAGCRISNMEFMQFHPTCLYNLEVKNFLITEAVRGEGGQLKIPESGHRFMPDFDPRAELAPRDIVARAIDHEIKRLGLDYVHLDISHMPADFVRGHFPNIYEKLIGLGIDMTKQPIPVVPAQHYTCGGIVIDRDGRTDLPNLYAAGECTQSGLHGANRLASNSLLECFVFGEAAAKHIAANWDAFGPVPEIRAWDESRVTDSDEEVVIKQNWTEIRRFMWNYVGIVRTTKRLERAAHRIKLLTDEVGDYYGHFRVTPDLIELRNLLQTADLIVRSALQRHESRGLHYTLDWPETLPRAVDTILVP from the coding sequence ATGACGAACACCAGCGACGTCCTCATCGTCGGTTCCGGCGCCGCCGGGCTGACCGCCGCGCTCAACCTCGCCGACCGCTTCAGGGTGACGGTGCTGGCGAAGGGCGCGCTCAACGAAGGCTCGACCGCCTGGGCGCAGGGCGGCATCGCCGCCGTGCTGGAGCCGGGCGACACCTTCGAGAGCCATATCGAGGACACGATGATCGCGGGCGCGGGCCTCAATGACCGCGCCACCGTGGAGTTCGTGGTCGAGAACGCCCCCGCCGCGATCCACCGGCTACAGGCGCTGGGCGTGCCGTTCGCCACCGAAGGCGATGCACTGCACCTCACCCGCGAAGGCGGCCATTCGCATCGCCGCATCGTCCATGTCGCCGACGCGACCGGCTGGGCGGTGCAGGAGGCGCTGCAACGCGCCGCCGAGAAGCATCCCAACATCACGCTCGTCCCCGATCAGGTGGCGATCGATCTCGCCACCAGCCGGCACGAGGAGCGCTATTCCGGCGCGGGCGACGTGTGGGGCGTCTATGCGGTCGACCGGCGCACGGGCGGCGTGAACCTGTTCACCGCGCGCGCGACGATCCTCGCGACCGGCGGGGCGGGGCGCACCTATCTCTTCTCCACCGCGCCGCGCGGCGCGACGGGGGACGGGATCGCGATGGCGTGGCGCGCGGGATGCCGCATCTCGAACATGGAGTTCATGCAGTTCCACCCGACCTGCCTCTACAATCTGGAGGTCAAGAACTTCCTCATCACGGAGGCGGTGCGCGGCGAGGGCGGGCAGCTCAAAATCCCCGAGTCCGGCCACCGCTTCATGCCCGATTTCGATCCGCGCGCGGAGCTTGCCCCGCGCGATATCGTGGCGCGCGCGATCGACCATGAGATCAAGCGGCTCGGCCTGGATTACGTCCATCTCGACATCAGCCACATGCCGGCCGATTTCGTGCGCGGGCATTTCCCGAACATCTACGAGAAGCTGATCGGCCTCGGCATCGACATGACGAAACAGCCGATCCCCGTCGTGCCGGCGCAGCATTACACCTGCGGCGGGATCGTCATCGACCGCGACGGGCGCACCGACCTGCCGAACCTTTATGCGGCGGGCGAATGCACCCAGTCCGGCCTGCACGGCGCGAACCGGCTGGCGTCGAACTCGCTGCTCGAATGTTTCGTGTTCGGCGAGGCGGCGGCGAAGCATATCGCCGCCAATTGGGACGCGTTCGGGCCGGTGCCGGAAATCCGCGCCTGGGACGAGAGCCGCGTCACCGATTCCGACGAGGAAGTGGTCATCAAGCAGAACTGGACGGAAATCCGCCGTTTCATGTGGAATTACGTCGGCATCGTGCGCACCACCAAGCGGCTGGAGCGCGCCGCGCACCGCATCAAGCTGCTGACCGACGAGGTGGGCGACTATTACGGCCATTTCCGCGTCACGCCGGACCTGATCGAGCTGCGCAACCTGCTCCAGACCGCCGATCTGATCGTGCGCTCCGCGCTCCAGCGGCACGAGAGCCGGGGGCTGCATTACACGCTCGACTGGCCCGAAACCCTGCCCCGGGCGGTCGACACGATTCTCGTTCCGTGA
- the purH gene encoding bifunctional phosphoribosylaminoimidazolecarboxamide formyltransferase/IMP cyclohydrolase: protein MTTIPIKRALLSVSDKTGVIDLARTLAGRGVELVSTGGTAKALRDAGLEVRDVSDLTGFPEMMDGRVKTLHPMVHGGLLAVRDDPAHAAAMAEHAIGAIDLVVVNLYPFAQTVAKGAARDEIIENIDIGGPSMVRSAAKNHAYVAIVTDPADYEMVARGETDLAERKRLAAKAFAATATYDAMIASWFGFADQQQQFPATLPFILQSPIVLRYGENPHQQAAFYNHAGPSTPGIGQARQVQGKELSYNNLNDADAALELVSEFRDAAPTCVIVKHANPCGVASGATLAEAYEAAFACDTVSAFGGIIALNRTLDAATAKAITGIFTEVVVAPDADEEAIALFAAKKNLRLLLTGQLPDPARAGMTARSITGGWLVQSRDNGVLTDDMLKVVTKRQPTARELADCRFAWTVAKHVKSNAIVYAKDGSTAGVGAGQMNRLESARIAAWKAKDAAEKAGWAEPRTIGSAVASDAFFPFADGLLAAVEAGATAVIQPGGSIRDAEVIAAADEAGLAMIFTGMRHFRH from the coding sequence ATGACGACGATCCCGATCAAGCGCGCGCTCCTTTCCGTTTCCGACAAGACCGGGGTGATCGATCTCGCCCGCACGCTGGCCGGACGCGGCGTGGAGCTGGTCTCGACCGGCGGCACGGCAAAGGCGTTGCGCGATGCGGGGCTGGAGGTGCGCGACGTGTCCGACCTCACGGGCTTTCCCGAGATGATGGACGGGCGCGTCAAGACGCTTCACCCGATGGTCCACGGCGGGCTGCTGGCGGTGCGCGACGACCCCGCCCATGCCGCCGCGATGGCCGAGCACGCGATCGGCGCGATCGATCTGGTGGTGGTGAACCTCTATCCCTTCGCCCAGACGGTCGCGAAAGGCGCGGCGCGCGACGAGATCATCGAGAATATCGATATCGGCGGCCCCTCGATGGTGCGCTCGGCGGCGAAGAACCATGCCTATGTCGCGATCGTCACCGATCCGGCGGATTATGAAATGGTGGCGAGGGGCGAGACCGATCTTGCCGAGCGCAAGCGGCTCGCCGCCAAGGCCTTCGCCGCGACCGCGACCTATGACGCCATGATCGCGAGCTGGTTCGGATTCGCCGACCAGCAGCAGCAATTCCCGGCGACGCTGCCGTTCATCCTCCAGTCCCCCATTGTGCTGCGCTATGGCGAGAATCCGCATCAGCAGGCCGCTTTCTACAACCATGCCGGCCCCTCCACCCCCGGCATCGGCCAGGCGCGGCAGGTGCAGGGCAAGGAACTGAGCTACAACAACCTCAACGACGCCGACGCCGCGCTGGAGCTGGTGAGCGAGTTCCGCGACGCCGCGCCGACCTGCGTGATCGTCAAGCACGCCAATCCCTGCGGCGTGGCGAGCGGGGCGACGCTGGCGGAGGCCTATGAGGCGGCCTTCGCCTGCGACACGGTGTCGGCGTTCGGCGGGATCATCGCGCTCAACCGCACGCTAGACGCCGCGACGGCGAAGGCGATCACCGGCATCTTCACCGAGGTGGTGGTCGCGCCCGACGCGGACGAGGAGGCGATCGCGCTGTTCGCCGCGAAGAAGAACCTGCGGCTGCTGCTCACCGGCCAGCTTCCCGATCCGGCGCGGGCTGGGATGACGGCCAGGTCGATCACCGGCGGCTGGCTGGTCCAGTCGCGCGACAATGGCGTGCTGACCGACGACATGCTCAAGGTGGTGACGAAGCGCCAGCCGACCGCGCGGGAACTGGCCGACTGCCGCTTCGCCTGGACGGTCGCCAAGCATGTGAAGTCGAACGCGATCGTCTATGCCAAAGATGGCAGCACGGCGGGTGTCGGCGCCGGGCAGATGAACCGCCTCGAATCCGCGCGCATCGCCGCGTGGAAGGCGAAGGACGCGGCGGAGAAGGCGGGCTGGGCCGAGCCGCGCACGATCGGCTCGGCGGTGGCGTCGGATGCTTTCTTCCCGTTCGCGGACGGCCTGCTCGCGGCGGTGGAGGCGGGGGCGACGGCGGTGATCCAGCCGGGCGGCTCGATCCGCGACGCCGAGGTGATCGCGGCAGCCGATGAGGCCGGCCTCGCGATGATCTTCACCGGGATGCGCCACTTCCGCCACTGA
- a CDS encoding serine hydrolase has protein sequence MTGSRIAWLMAGFGTLALAACGSGSRPGTSSAAPAATYVGAPAYVVSLPVPKVMRRPRIEAPRALVEQVDALVRDFPGIAGIAIRAVDEGWTVESGGRRRMPQQSVSKLWVAMTVLDQRDAGRIRLDDPVTLYPADLTLFHQPIAALVKPSGYHTTVGALLTRALTHSDNTANDRLLTLVGGPAAVRSFIERKQLGDIRFGPGERLLQARTAGLTWQQSYSLGNGFEIARSRLSPEVRAAALEAYIADPPDGAAPLAIADALARLARGELLSETSTRFLLTTMGSTVTGRARLKAALPPGWSLEHKTGTGQELGRRNAGFNDVGLLTAPDGRRYAIAVMIGDTMRPMRDRQLLIQAAASALTGHRADPRALASTEDDAPGS, from the coding sequence ATGACGGGTTCGCGTATCGCGTGGTTGATGGCGGGTTTCGGAACGCTGGCGCTGGCCGCCTGCGGCTCCGGATCGCGGCCGGGCACCTCCAGCGCCGCGCCGGCCGCCACCTATGTCGGCGCGCCCGCCTATGTCGTCTCGCTGCCGGTGCCCAAGGTGATGCGGCGACCCCGTATCGAGGCGCCGCGCGCTTTGGTCGAGCAGGTCGACGCGCTGGTGCGCGACTTCCCCGGCATTGCCGGCATCGCGATCCGCGCGGTCGACGAGGGCTGGACGGTGGAGAGCGGCGGCCGCCGCCGGATGCCGCAGCAGAGCGTGAGCAAATTGTGGGTCGCGATGACCGTGCTGGACCAGCGCGATGCCGGCCGGATCAGGCTCGACGATCCGGTGACGCTCTATCCCGCCGACCTCACCCTGTTCCACCAGCCGATCGCCGCGCTGGTCAAGCCCTCGGGCTATCACACGACGGTGGGCGCGCTCCTCACCCGCGCGCTGACGCATAGCGACAATACCGCCAACGACCGCCTGCTCACGCTGGTCGGCGGCCCCGCCGCGGTGCGCTCGTTCATCGAGCGCAAGCAGCTCGGCGACATCCGCTTCGGCCCCGGCGAGCGGCTGCTCCAGGCACGCACGGCGGGGCTGACGTGGCAGCAGAGCTATTCGCTCGGCAACGGCTTCGAGATCGCCCGCTCGCGCCTCTCGCCGGAGGTGCGCGCGGCGGCGCTCGAAGCCTATATCGCCGATCCGCCCGACGGCGCCGCACCGCTCGCCATCGCCGACGCGCTGGCGCGGCTGGCGCGCGGCGAACTGCTGTCGGAAACCTCGACGCGCTTCCTGCTCACCACGATGGGGTCCACCGTCACCGGGCGCGCGCGGCTGAAGGCGGCGCTGCCGCCGGGCTGGTCGCTGGAGCACAAGACCGGCACCGGGCAGGAGCTGGGCCGCCGCAACGCCGGCTTCAACGACGTCGGCCTGCTCACCGCGCCCGACGGGCGGCGCTATGCCATCGCGGTGATGATCGGCGACACGATGCGCCCGATGCGCGACCGGCAATTGCTGATCCAGGCCGCCGCCAGCGCGCTGACCGGCCATCGCGCCGACCCGCGCGCGCTCGCCTCGACCGAGGACGACGCGCCGGGAAGCTGA